The proteins below come from a single Gossypium raimondii isolate GPD5lz chromosome 2, ASM2569854v1, whole genome shotgun sequence genomic window:
- the LOC105788299 gene encoding 1,4-alpha-glucan-branching enzyme 1, chloroplastic/amyloplastic-like isoform X3, producing MAIQEHSYYASFGYHVTNFFAPSSRFGTPDDLKSLIDKAHELGILVLMDIVHIHASNNVLDGLNMFDGTDGHYFHTGSKGHHSVWDSRLFNYGS from the exons ATGGCTATTCAAGAGCACTCATATTATGCTAGCTTCGG gTACCATGTGACAAACTTCTTTGCACCTAGTAGTCGCTTTGGAACCCCTGATGACCTCAAGTCACTGATAGATAAGGCTCATGAGTTGGGTATACTTGTTCTTATGGATATTGTGCACAT CCATGCTTCTAATAACGTGTTAGATGGGCTGAACATGTTTGATGGAACTGATGGTCATTACTTCCACACGGGGTCAAAGGGTCACCACTCGGTGTGGGATTCTCGTCTTTTTAATTATGGAAGCTGA
- the LOC105788299 gene encoding 1,4-alpha-glucan-branching enzyme 1, chloroplastic/amyloplastic-like isoform X2, with product MEYLQKEYQEELEKERGLEEELRAVSNEIIELERQRVSIEERKKNLRKYEQDKLKEQYHVTNFFAPSSRFGTPDDLKSLIDKAHDHASNNVLDGLNMFDGTDGHYFHTGSKGHHSVWDSRLFNYGS from the exons ATGGAGTATCTGCAGAAGGAATACCAAGAAGAGCTTGAAAAAGAACGTGGACTTGAAGAGGAGCTTAGA GCTGTTagcaatgagataattgaactAGAGCGCCAGAGGGTTTCTATTGAAGAACGCAAGAAAAACCTAAGGAAATATGAGCAAGACAAACTCAAAGAACA gTACCATGTGACAAACTTCTTTGCACCTAGTAGTCGCTTTGGAACCCCTGATGACCTCAAGTCACTGATAGATAAGGCTCATGA CCATGCTTCTAATAACGTGTTAGATGGGCTGAACATGTTTGATGGAACTGATGGTCATTACTTCCACACGGGGTCAAAGGGTCACCACTCGGTGTGGGATTCTCGTCTTTTTAATTATGGAAGCTGA
- the LOC105788299 gene encoding 1,4-alpha-glucan-branching enzyme 1, chloroplastic/amyloplastic-like isoform X1 produces the protein MEYLQKEYQEELEKERGLEEELRAVSNEIIELERQRVSIEERKKNLRKYEQDKLKEQYHVTNFFAPSSRFGTPDDLKSLIDKAHELGILVLMDIVHIHASNNVLDGLNMFDGTDGHYFHTGSKGHHSVWDSRLFNYGS, from the exons ATGGAGTATCTGCAGAAGGAATACCAAGAAGAGCTTGAAAAAGAACGTGGACTTGAAGAGGAGCTTAGA GCTGTTagcaatgagataattgaactAGAGCGCCAGAGGGTTTCTATTGAAGAACGCAAGAAAAACCTAAGGAAATATGAGCAAGACAAACTCAAAGAACA gTACCATGTGACAAACTTCTTTGCACCTAGTAGTCGCTTTGGAACCCCTGATGACCTCAAGTCACTGATAGATAAGGCTCATGAGTTGGGTATACTTGTTCTTATGGATATTGTGCACAT CCATGCTTCTAATAACGTGTTAGATGGGCTGAACATGTTTGATGGAACTGATGGTCATTACTTCCACACGGGGTCAAAGGGTCACCACTCGGTGTGGGATTCTCGTCTTTTTAATTATGGAAGCTGA